In the Streptomyces sp. 3214.6 genome, ACGCTCTGCAGGCGTTGGCCGCGGGAGGCTATGTCGGGCGGGCCGATGCCGAGCAGCTCGACGTTGCCTATCGGTTTCTGCGGTCCATGGAGCATCGGATCCAGTTGTACCGGCTGCGGCGGACCCATCTGGTTCCGGAGAGCGAAGCCGAACTGCGGCGGCTCGGCCGGTCGCTCGGGCTGCGGACCGATCCCGTGGTGGAACTGGGGCGGGAGTGGAAGCGGCATGCGGCTGTGGTGCGGCGGCTGCACGAGAAGCTCTTCTACCGGCCGTTGCTCGATGCCGTCGCTCAACTCGCCCCCGGTGAGAGCCGGTTGAGTCCTGAGGCGGCTCGGGAACGGCTTGTCGCGCTCGGGTACGCCGATCCCGCTTCTGCGTTGCGTCATCTGGAGGCGTTGGCTTCCGGTGTGACGCGGAAGGCTGCCATTCAGCGGACTCTGCTGCCTGTGTTGTTGGGGTGGTTCGCGGACTCCGCCGATCCCGACGCCGGGCTGTTGAACTTCCGCAAGGTGTCGGACGCGTTGGGTAAGACGCCTTGGTATCTGCGGTTGTTGAGGGACGAAGGGGCTGCCGCGGAGAATCTCGCGCGTGTCCTTTCCGCCGGGCGGCTCGCCCCCGATCTGCTGATGCGGGCACCGGAAGCGGTGGCGCTGCTGGGGGACGGGGACGGTGGGGGGCTCGAACCTCGGGGGCGGGCTCAGCTGGAGCAGGAGATACTCTCCGCGGTCGGGCGGGCGGAGGGGGTGGTGCAGGCGGTCACCGCGGCGCGTGGGGTTCGGCGGCGTGAGCTGTTCCGTACGGCCGCCGCGGACATCGTCGGCTCGTACGGCACCGAGGCGCAGCCCGTCGAGGCCGACCAGGGAGCCCTTGTGGACCTGGTGGGCGGGGCCGTGTCGGACCTCACGGCTGCCACGCTGGCCGGGACGTTGCGGGCGGTCGTGCGCGAGGGGTGGGGGGACACGCTGCCCACGTGCTTCGCGGTGGTGGGGATGGGGCGGTTCGGAGGGCATGAGCTGGGATACGGCTCCGATGCGGATGTGCTGTTCGTGCATGAGCCTCGGGACGGTGTCGATGAGCGGGAGGCGGCGGACGCCGCGAACAAGGTCGTCTCCGAGATGCGTCGGTTGCTGCAGATTCCCAGTGCCGATCCGCCGCTTCTCGTGGACGCGGATCTGCGCCCGGAGGGTAAGTCGGGGCCGCTCGTGCGATCGTTGAAGTCCTATGAGGCCTACTACCGGCGGTGGTCGCTGGTCTGGGAGTCGCAGGCGTTGCTGCGGGCTGAACTTGTCGCCGGGGACGAGGAGTTGGGACGGCGGTTCATTGAGCTCGTTGATCCGTTGCGGTATCCGGCGGGTGGGCTGGGCGAGGATGCCGTTCGGGAGATCCGGCGGCTCAAGGCCCGTATGGAGACGGAGCGGATGCCTCGGGGGGTCGATCCCAAGCTGCACACCAAGCTCGGGCCGGGTGGGCTTTCCGACGTGGAGTGGACCGTGCAGTTGCTTCAGATGCGGCACGGCTGCACGGAGGCGGGGTTGCGGACCACTCGTACGCGGCAGGCGCTTGCTGCTGCTCGTGCTGCCGGGCTTGTTTCGGAGGAGGATGCGGGGACGCTGGACGAGGCGTGGGTGTTGGCTACTCGGGTGCGTAATGCGGTGATGCTGGTGCGGGGGCGGGCGGGGGACACGTTTCCGTCCGATCCTCGTGAACTGGTCGCCGTGGGGCGGTACTTGGGGTATGGGCCGGGGCGGGTGGGGGACATGCTGGACGACTATCGGCGTACCGCGCGGCGGGCTCGGGGTGTGGTGGACGAGCTGTTCTACGGGGGGTAGGGGGGCGGTCGGGGGTTGGTCGGGGGTTGGTCAGGGGCGCGTCAGGGGGGCGGGGGTCGGCTGTTTCTCACCCGGGGTGAGTGGGGACGGGTGGGTGGGTCGGGGCCGTGGCGGTGCGTCGAGCCCGTCGCGTGTTGGGCGTACTGCTGTCTGTTTTCTTGGTGCTGTCGGCAGTGACGAGCTAAGCGACGGGCTGCGACGCACCGCCACGGCCCGCTCCCGCCGTCTCGCGGGTGCGGGATCGTTCGCCTTCCGCCCGGCCGTTTGTGTCGGTGTCCCGTCGTTCCCGTCGTTCCGGCCGTTTGTGTTGGTGCTCTGCTATGGGTTTCGTTCGGGTTCTGGCGGGGGCGGTGAGAGGGAGGGGAGGGGCTCGGGGGTGTGGTGGTCGGCGGCTTCGTCCCGATGGGGGTGGGCGGGTGCTCCTGGGGGAATGCGGGGCAGGGCGTGTGGCAGGGCGCCGTACCAGAGGCGGGCGACCGCGAAGCCGAAGGCCAGGCAGAGGATGCCGCCCACCGCGTCCAGCCAGAAGTGGTTGGCCGTGGCGACGATGACCACCAGCGTCGCCACCGGGTAGAGCAGGCCCAGGACGCGGACCCAGGGGAGTCTGGCCAGGGCGAAGATCGTCAGGCCGCACCACAGGGACCAGCCGATGTGCATCGACGGCATCGCGGCGTACTGGTTCGACATGTTCTTCAGGTCGCCGGACGCCATCGAGCCCCACGTCTGGTGGACCATCACCGTGTCGATGAAGTCGCCGCCCGGCATCAGACGCGGCGGCG is a window encoding:
- a CDS encoding bifunctional [glutamine synthetase] adenylyltransferase/[glutamine synthetase]-adenylyl-L-tyrosine phosphorylase; this translates as MAPGRRSSTFTRLLRHGFTDPSAAERLLDGPELSPVRSDPFLLEALGGTADPDLALHGLVRLLEAQPGHTARRELLDTLIAAKPLRDRLLGVLGASAALADHLARHPRDWEALVTYEPRDLHPGVEEFERGLSEATDPVLLRVAYRRCLLSIAARDVCGTTDLAETAAELADLATATLRAALGLARAAAPDDAALCRLAVIAMGKCGGHELNYVSDVDVIFVGEAVGGADEGKALRAATKLASHMMRICSETTVEGSIWPVDANLRPEGRNGPLVRTLSSHLAYYQRWAKTWEFQALLKARPVAGDLALGAEYVAAVEPLVWKAAERENFVTDVQKMRRRVIENIPAAEVERELKLGPGGLRDVEFAVQLLQLVHGRADVSLRSGTTLDALQALAAGGYVGRADAEQLDVAYRFLRSMEHRIQLYRLRRTHLVPESEAELRRLGRSLGLRTDPVVELGREWKRHAAVVRRLHEKLFYRPLLDAVAQLAPGESRLSPEAARERLVALGYADPASALRHLEALASGVTRKAAIQRTLLPVLLGWFADSADPDAGLLNFRKVSDALGKTPWYLRLLRDEGAAAENLARVLSAGRLAPDLLMRAPEAVALLGDGDGGGLEPRGRAQLEQEILSAVGRAEGVVQAVTAARGVRRRELFRTAAADIVGSYGTEAQPVEADQGALVDLVGGAVSDLTAATLAGTLRAVVREGWGDTLPTCFAVVGMGRFGGHELGYGSDADVLFVHEPRDGVDEREAADAANKVVSEMRRLLQIPSADPPLLVDADLRPEGKSGPLVRSLKSYEAYYRRWSLVWESQALLRAELVAGDEELGRRFIELVDPLRYPAGGLGEDAVREIRRLKARMETERMPRGVDPKLHTKLGPGGLSDVEWTVQLLQMRHGCTEAGLRTTRTRQALAAARAAGLVSEEDAGTLDEAWVLATRVRNAVMLVRGRAGDTFPSDPRELVAVGRYLGYGPGRVGDMLDDYRRTARRARGVVDELFYGG
- a CDS encoding phosphatase PAP2 family protein; the protein is MGESTVTPLEGRDQAIPYPVTAGPRQRRLNRLRTPRRPRLWFEILLIGVSYWTYSLVRNAVPEQRAEALRNTDWIWRAEHNLGIAVEESVNHAVNSVTWLIVGMNYYYATLHFIVTLTVLVWLYRSHPGRYAATRLVLFATTAVALVGYYLYPLAPPRLMPGGDFIDTVMVHQTWGSMASGDLKNMSNQYAAMPSMHIGWSLWCGLTIFALARLPWVRVLGLLYPVATLVVIVATANHFWLDAVGGILCLAFGFAVARLWYGALPHALPRIPPGAPAHPHRDEAADHHTPEPLPSLSPPPPEPERNP